The following proteins are encoded in a genomic region of Apodemus sylvaticus chromosome 21, mApoSyl1.1, whole genome shotgun sequence:
- the Bean1 gene encoding protein BEAN1, producing the protein MSFKRPCPLARYNRTSYFYPTTFSESSEHSHLLVSPVLVASAVIGVVITLSCITIIVGSIRRDRQARIQRHHHRHRRHHHHHRHRRHRHREYEQDHASGGHTHSHSSHRMPYACSPAEDWPPPLDISSEGDVDITVLRELYPDSPPGYEECVGPGATQLYVPTDAPPPYSMTESCPTLNGALDSGSGQSHHHQEQRTQGRSGLHTVSLDSLPPYEAVCGTGSPSDLLPLPGPEPQPSNSQGSPTPTQAPTPSPERIV; encoded by the exons TAGCACGATACAACCGTACCAGCTACTTCTACCCCACCACATTCTCCGAGAGCTCCGAGCACAGCCACCTGCTGGTGTCTCCAGTGCTGGTGGCGAGCGCTGTCATAGGTGTGGTCATCACTCTCTCCTGCATCACCATTATTGTGGGAAGCATCAGAAGGGACAGACAGGCCCGGATCCAGCGACACCATCatcgccaccgccgccaccatcaccatcaccgccACCGCCGGCACAGACACCGAGAATACGAGCAGGACCACG CATctggaggacacacacacagccactccAGCCACAGGATGCCCTATGCCTGCAGCCCTGCCGAGGACTGGCCCCCGCCCTTGGACATCAGCTCTGAGGGGGATGTGGATATCACCGTGCTCCGGGAGCTGTACCCAGATTCTCCACCAGG CTATGAGGAGTGCGtgggaccaggggccactcagcTGTATGTCCCCACTGATGCGCCACCACCGTACTCAATGACTGAGTCCTGCCCCACGCTGAATGGCGCCCTTGACTCAGGCAGCGGCCAGAGCCACCATCATCAAGAGCAGAGGACCCAGGGCCGGAGTGGCCTCCACACTGTCTCCCTGGACTCGCTGCCACCTTACGAAGCCGTGTGTGGAACGGGCTCTCCGTCTGACCTGCTGCCATTGCCAGGGCCAGAACCTCAGCCAAGTAACTCCCAGGGCTCACCCACCCCAACCCAGGCTCCGACCCCCAGCCCTGAAAGGATTGTGTGA